Proteins encoded by one window of Massilia sp. NR 4-1:
- a CDS encoding GspE/PulE family protein: protein MSHAALDAALLMRARQQREHSKRSLVDELEVLSGLEPRLVVRELAQPFGLAVLETADMLAFEPAFDLLPLSQAMARHCVLLRAQDGLVLGVVADPFDIDLQTWLSTQARSKPQSPLQIRLALQADIQAYLSKQEESARAVDSLLPGADNARRDGKTAAVLSFASVSEAASPAVRLVNSTLYDALKAGASDIHLESTAGGLAVKYRVDGVLDHATAVNGIEVAEQIISRLKVLAELDIAERRVPQDGSFRVESNGREIDLRVSIMPSIHGEDAVIRILDKRAMIESYGSLTLEALGFDAPSLATLRVLAQEAYGMLLVTGPTGSGKTTTLYAALTEIHNGREKIITIEDPVEYQLPGILQIPVNEKKGLTFAKGLRSILRHDPDKIMVGEIRDRETAEIAVQSALTGHLVLTTVHANNVFDVFGRFTHMGIDPYAFVSALNGIWAQRLVRINCPHCAAEYTPSDEELAGANLARADVYDYRFMQGKGCGDCRGTGYKGRRSIAEILTLNDEIRELIVDKRPIRQIKAAAYENGTRSLRQAALELVRRGGTTLAEIKRVTLHA, encoded by the coding sequence ATGAGTCACGCTGCCCTCGACGCCGCGCTGCTGATGCGCGCGCGCCAGCAGCGCGAGCACAGCAAGCGTAGCCTGGTCGACGAGCTGGAAGTCTTGAGCGGGCTGGAACCGCGCCTGGTGGTGCGCGAGCTGGCCCAGCCCTTTGGCCTGGCCGTGCTGGAAACGGCGGATATGCTGGCTTTCGAGCCGGCCTTCGACCTGTTGCCGCTGTCGCAGGCCATGGCCCGCCACTGCGTGCTGCTGCGCGCCCAGGACGGGCTGGTGCTGGGCGTGGTGGCCGATCCCTTCGACATCGACCTGCAAACCTGGCTGTCGACCCAGGCGCGTAGCAAGCCGCAGTCGCCGCTGCAGATCCGGCTGGCGCTGCAGGCCGATATCCAGGCCTATCTGTCCAAGCAGGAGGAGTCGGCGCGCGCCGTCGATAGCCTGCTGCCGGGCGCCGACAATGCGCGCCGCGACGGCAAGACGGCCGCCGTGCTGTCCTTCGCCTCGGTGTCGGAGGCGGCCAGTCCGGCGGTGCGCCTGGTGAATTCCACCTTGTACGACGCGCTCAAGGCGGGCGCTTCCGACATCCACCTGGAAAGCACGGCCGGCGGGCTGGCGGTCAAGTACCGCGTCGACGGCGTGCTCGATCACGCCACCGCCGTCAACGGCATCGAAGTGGCCGAGCAGATCATCTCGCGCCTGAAGGTGCTGGCCGAACTCGATATCGCCGAGCGCCGCGTGCCGCAGGACGGCAGCTTCCGCGTCGAATCGAACGGCCGCGAGATCGATCTGCGCGTCTCCATCATGCCCAGCATCCACGGCGAAGACGCCGTGATCCGTATTCTGGACAAGCGCGCCATGATCGAGTCCTACGGCTCGCTGACGCTGGAAGCGCTGGGCTTCGACGCGCCGTCGCTGGCCACGCTGCGCGTGCTGGCGCAGGAGGCCTACGGCATGCTGCTGGTGACGGGGCCGACCGGTTCCGGCAAGACCACCACGCTGTACGCGGCGCTGACCGAGATCCACAACGGCCGCGAAAAAATCATCACGATTGAAGATCCGGTCGAATACCAGCTGCCCGGCATCCTGCAGATCCCGGTCAATGAAAAGAAGGGCCTGACCTTCGCCAAGGGCTTGCGCTCCATCCTGCGCCACGATCCGGACAAGATCATGGTGGGCGAGATCCGCGACCGTGAAACGGCGGAAATCGCGGTGCAGTCGGCGCTGACCGGCCACCTGGTGCTGACCACGGTGCACGCGAACAATGTGTTCGACGTCTTCGGCCGCTTCACGCATATGGGCATCGATCCCTACGCTTTCGTGTCGGCCTTGAACGGCATCTGGGCGCAGCGCCTGGTGCGTATCAACTGCCCGCACTGCGCGGCCGAATACACGCCGAGCGACGAGGAACTGGCCGGCGCCAATCTGGCGCGGGCCGACGTCTACGACTACCGCTTCATGCAGGGCAAGGGCTGCGGCGACTGCCGCGGCACCGGCTACAAGGGGCGCCGCTCGATCGCCGAAATCCTGACCTTGAACGACGAGATCCGCGAACTGATCGTGGACAAGCGGCCGATCCGCCAGATCAAGGCGGCGGCCTATGAGAATGGCACGCGCAGCCTGCGCCAGGCGGCGCTGGAGCTGGTGCGGCGCGGCGGCACCACGCTGGCCGAAATCAAACGGGTGACACTGCATGCTTAA
- a CDS encoding NF038120 family PEP-CTERM protein: MKSHRSAAPRPFSRVLGAALLAGVGALAAPAAQADIINFSATQNIVSGTLNAGDSLYNGGDAFRQGSYRFDVLDGPVARAAGLNGLAGALIDGANPFSCTILACPSGNLSKYFAGLNDGALVVTRDYGAAFRLDGLDFGFIAPVGDLPDGGYGQLRLTGVAADGSQISDALDFAGQDATGKFKFSNWLASSAFAGISLRSLSIDACLFTDGGDCVNSAADPAGNQAQYALDNLQVTAVPLPATPALMLLGLAGMGLVARRKRQRA, translated from the coding sequence ATGAAAAGCCACCGCTCAGCAGCGCCACGTCCATTTTCCCGTGTCCTGGGCGCCGCCCTGCTCGCCGGTGTGGGCGCGCTGGCCGCCCCCGCCGCCCAAGCCGACATCATCAATTTCAGCGCCACCCAAAACATCGTCAGCGGCACGCTGAATGCGGGCGACTCGCTGTATAACGGCGGCGACGCGTTCCGCCAGGGCAGCTACCGCTTCGACGTGCTGGACGGTCCGGTGGCGCGCGCCGCCGGCCTGAACGGCCTGGCCGGCGCCCTGATCGACGGCGCCAATCCCTTCAGCTGCACCATCCTGGCCTGCCCTTCGGGCAATCTGAGCAAATACTTCGCCGGCCTCAACGATGGCGCCCTGGTGGTCACGCGCGACTATGGCGCCGCCTTCCGCCTCGACGGCCTGGACTTCGGCTTCATCGCCCCGGTCGGCGACCTGCCCGATGGCGGCTATGGCCAGCTGCGCCTGACCGGCGTGGCCGCCGACGGCAGCCAGATCAGCGACGCCCTGGACTTCGCCGGCCAGGACGCGACCGGCAAATTCAAGTTCAGCAACTGGCTGGCCAGCTCGGCCTTCGCCGGCATCTCGCTGCGCAGCCTGAGCATCGACGCCTGCCTGTTTACCGACGGCGGCGACTGCGTCAACTCGGCAGCCGATCCGGCCGGCAACCAGGCCCAGTACGCGCTCGACAATCTGCAGGTGACGGCCGTGCCGCTGCCCGCCACGCCGGCGCTGATGCTGCTCGGCCTGGCCGGCATGGGCCTGGTGGCGCGCCGCAAGCGCCAGCGCGCTTGA
- a CDS encoding type II secretion system F family protein has protein sequence MQFEVRTLSPDMSIDRLLIDGRDEADARRQVEARGLYVSAIRPLRGPLRASTGKAMSLVLFSQELLALLTAGLGVVEALEALLEKEGSPATRGVLERLLSGLREGRRFSAVLADQPQLFPPLYVGIVKAAEGTSDLPRSLARYIDYQQRIDLVRGKIVSAAIYPCILLLVGGGVSLFLIAYVVPRFAEVYQGAGRNLPWMSQMMLSWGQFAAQHTAALLGGLALALAVVVLGVRRLLARGGLVRLLGRLPGIGERVRIYELSRLYLTLGMLSEGGITIVHAIETVQGMVSASVREGLQAARGMIEAGLPLSAAFEANGLTTPISLRMLRVGERTGDMGPMLTQSAAFYDGEISRWIDRFTRTFEPMLMAAIGLVVGAIVVLLYMPIFDLAGEMS, from the coding sequence ATGCAGTTTGAAGTTCGCACCTTGTCGCCGGACATGAGCATCGACCGTCTGCTGATCGACGGCCGCGACGAGGCCGATGCGCGGCGCCAGGTCGAGGCGCGCGGCCTGTATGTCAGCGCCATCCGTCCGCTGCGCGGTCCCTTGCGCGCCAGCACCGGCAAAGCCATGTCGCTGGTGCTGTTCAGCCAGGAGCTGCTGGCCCTGCTGACGGCGGGCCTGGGCGTGGTCGAAGCGCTGGAAGCCTTGCTGGAGAAAGAGGGCAGCCCGGCCACGCGTGGCGTGCTGGAACGCCTGCTGTCCGGCCTGCGCGAAGGGCGGCGCTTTTCCGCCGTGCTGGCCGACCAGCCGCAGCTGTTTCCCCCTCTGTATGTGGGCATCGTCAAGGCGGCCGAAGGCACCAGCGACCTGCCGCGTTCCCTGGCGCGCTACATCGATTACCAGCAGCGCATCGATCTGGTGCGCGGCAAGATCGTCAGCGCCGCCATCTACCCCTGCATCCTGCTGCTGGTGGGCGGCGGCGTCAGCCTGTTCCTGATCGCCTATGTGGTGCCGCGCTTCGCCGAGGTCTACCAGGGCGCGGGCCGCAATCTGCCCTGGATGTCGCAAATGATGCTGAGCTGGGGCCAGTTCGCCGCCCAGCATACGGCCGCCTTGCTGGGCGGCTTGGCGCTGGCGCTGGCCGTCGTGGTGCTGGGCGTGCGCCGCCTGCTGGCGCGCGGCGGCCTGGTGCGCCTGCTGGGCCGCCTGCCCGGCATCGGCGAGCGGGTGCGTATTTACGAGCTGTCGCGGCTGTACCTGACCCTGGGCATGCTGAGTGAGGGCGGCATCACCATCGTGCACGCCATCGAGACGGTGCAGGGCATGGTCTCGGCCAGCGTGCGCGAAGGCTTGCAGGCGGCGCGCGGCATGATCGAAGCGGGCCTGCCGCTGTCGGCGGCGTTTGAAGCCAATGGCCTGACCACGCCGATCTCGCTGCGCATGCTGCGCGTGGGCGAGCGCACCGGCGATATGGGGCCGATGCTGACGCAGTCGGCGGCTTTCTACGACGGCGAAATCAGCCGCTGGATCGACCGCTTCACGCGGACTTTTGAACCGATGCTGATGGCCGCCATCGGCCTGGTGGTGGGCGCCATCGTGGTGTTGCTGTATATGCCGATCTTCGATCTGGCGGGAGAAATGTCATGA
- a CDS encoding PilN domain-containing protein has translation MRRMHIDFAPPGWRRAVFRLRPATVFGVVLGLGLCVGAGLAAWEMAQKRQAREAQLQAIQRQAIALSKAPPPVAAVAIPEAQAQAVNAAIMQLNLPWNDLQDAVAAATPRHVALLALDPDARKRVLKITAETKNADEMIAYIEELKQQEFFSAAALLRHEVSEQDPNRPIRFQVEVQWGAQ, from the coding sequence ATGAGGCGCATGCACATCGATTTCGCGCCGCCCGGCTGGCGCCGCGCCGTGTTCCGCCTGCGCCCCGCCACCGTGTTCGGCGTCGTGCTGGGCCTGGGTCTGTGTGTGGGCGCCGGCCTGGCGGCCTGGGAGATGGCGCAAAAGCGGCAGGCGCGCGAAGCGCAGCTGCAAGCTATCCAGCGCCAGGCCATCGCCCTGTCCAAAGCGCCGCCGCCGGTGGCCGCCGTCGCCATTCCGGAAGCGCAGGCACAGGCCGTGAACGCCGCCATCATGCAGCTCAACCTGCCCTGGAACGATTTGCAGGACGCGGTGGCAGCGGCCACGCCGCGCCATGTCGCCCTGCTGGCGCTGGACCCCGATGCGCGCAAGCGGGTGCTGAAAATCACCGCCGAGACCAAGAACGCGGACGAGATGATTGCCTATATCGAGGAATTGAAGCAGCAGGAATTCTTCAGCGCGGCGGCGCTGCTGCGCCATGAGGTCAGCGAGCAGGACCCGAACCGGCCGATCCGCTTCCAGGTGGAAGTACAGTGGGGGGCGCAATGA
- the gspG gene encoding type II secretion system major pseudopilin GspG produces MLSLNSVGREKFGRARGFTLLELLVVIVIIGLLAAYVGPKYFSQLGKSEVTIAKAQIEAFEKSLDTYRLDVGRYPTTAEGLAALLNAPATAGTKWNGPYLKKGVPPDPWGRPYQYKAPGTKGEFEILSLGKDGQPGGEGENADISSQ; encoded by the coding sequence ATGCTGTCATTGAACTCTGTGGGCCGTGAAAAATTCGGCCGCGCGCGCGGCTTTACGCTGCTGGAGCTGCTGGTGGTGATCGTCATCATCGGCCTGCTGGCGGCCTATGTCGGCCCCAAATACTTTTCCCAGCTGGGCAAGTCGGAAGTGACCATCGCCAAGGCCCAGATCGAAGCCTTCGAAAAATCGCTCGATACTTACCGCCTTGACGTGGGCCGTTATCCGACCACGGCGGAAGGCCTGGCGGCCCTGCTGAACGCGCCGGCCACGGCCGGAACCAAATGGAACGGTCCGTATCTGAAGAAGGGTGTGCCACCCGATCCCTGGGGCCGTCCTTACCAGTACAAGGCGCCCGGCACCAAGGGCGAATTCGAGATCCTGTCCCTGGGCAAGGACGGCCAGCCGGGCGGCGAAGGCGAAAACGCCGACATCTCTTCCCAATAA
- a CDS encoding S8 family serine peptidase, whose amino-acid sequence MKLRPISLAVLALLSSAALHAGADEIRRSYIVQLADKPVATYGGEVSGLAATRPAPGRRLDVNAADVQAYIAYLEQKKNGVAASVPTAQIGHQYKLAFNGFSARLTEGEVRQLQKSANVAAISVDEERQPATNFTPIFLGLDKPGTGLWDQVGGRLKAGEDMIIGVVDSGVWPENPAYADRVDSNGVPSFDPAAEQVYGPAPAGWLGECQTGEGFSSSHCNNKLIGARYFNTGFLATGRPMHWTDFVSPRDSVAGPSGHGSHGTHTSTTAGGNAKVPGQLGGIPVGDMSGVAPRARLAAYKVCWTYPDATNPDGSGTRNSCFDSDSVAAIEQAVQDGVHVINYSISGTQNNINDPVELAFFGASNAGVFVAASAGNSGPANAVAHISPWVTTVAASTHNRFGMAKLSLANGASYDGASLAAKTLPSTPAVLAANAGVKPYASLSSVDQTALTRCYTAEDRALYGGSADAALDPAKAAGKVVVCDRGSSARVDKSRAVGQVGGVGMILVDVSTATTIEADLHSVPTVHLKRDDGIAVKAWVAANPEGGASIGKATLQSGPTAAPVMGAFSSRGPNKHNANVLKPDLTAPGLAILAGGTPAQSEAERDAIANGTLTPQPEWIALQGTSMSSPHVAGLAALLKQLHPDWSPAAIKSALMTTAYDTKPDGLPGMQAGTLPWAQGAGHVAPNNAADPGLVYDAGTIDYLRFMCGIPGTLSPATCGAIGAIQPHNLNLASLTAATVLGKITLNRSVTNVSSSEATYTANASVPGFKVTVTPAQLTLAPGAKASFSVTLSNNGAVAGAWNYGALTWTDGKHVVRSPLTARLAAVSAPSVLNGNTSSGNVAFTVGSGYTGALVTQKGGLQAATRATYTVLKTGNTDSAAVEAACKAGGDPGVRTLDVDVPPNTLAARFSLYDVETSGYQAGQPDDLDMLVLGPNGQALANSGNATSNESVTLPLPAAGTYRVCVVGYAPTNGRSTYTLSSWLVGNGLSEGGFKVNTPALVYNAGTAAAGVSWSGLGTARHLGAIVYLANNAPQAITYVEVDTTNPLPTSNAQRETPPSRQ is encoded by the coding sequence ATGAAACTGCGTCCTATCTCGCTGGCTGTGCTGGCCCTGCTGTCGAGCGCCGCCCTGCACGCCGGCGCCGATGAAATCCGCCGCTCGTATATCGTACAACTGGCCGACAAGCCGGTCGCCACCTATGGCGGCGAAGTGAGCGGCCTGGCCGCCACCCGCCCCGCGCCCGGCCGCCGCCTCGACGTCAACGCCGCCGATGTGCAAGCCTATATCGCCTACCTGGAACAGAAAAAGAACGGCGTTGCCGCCAGCGTCCCAACGGCCCAGATCGGCCACCAGTACAAACTGGCCTTCAACGGCTTCTCGGCGCGCCTGACCGAGGGCGAAGTGCGCCAGCTGCAAAAAAGCGCGAACGTGGCCGCCATCAGCGTCGACGAAGAGCGCCAGCCCGCCACCAATTTCACGCCCATCTTCCTCGGCCTGGACAAGCCCGGCACGGGCCTGTGGGACCAGGTCGGCGGCCGCCTGAAAGCCGGCGAAGACATGATCATCGGCGTCGTCGACAGCGGCGTCTGGCCGGAAAACCCGGCCTATGCCGACCGCGTCGACAGCAACGGCGTGCCAAGCTTCGATCCCGCTGCCGAGCAGGTGTACGGTCCGGCGCCGGCCGGCTGGCTGGGCGAATGCCAGACCGGCGAAGGCTTCAGCAGCAGCCATTGCAACAACAAGCTGATCGGCGCGCGCTACTTCAACACCGGCTTCCTCGCCACCGGCCGCCCCATGCACTGGACCGACTTCGTCTCGCCGCGCGATTCGGTGGCCGGCCCCAGCGGCCATGGCAGCCACGGCACCCATACCTCGACCACGGCCGGCGGCAACGCCAAGGTGCCGGGCCAGCTGGGCGGCATTCCGGTCGGCGATATGTCGGGCGTGGCGCCGCGCGCGCGCCTGGCCGCCTACAAGGTGTGCTGGACCTATCCCGACGCCACCAATCCGGACGGCAGCGGCACGCGCAATTCCTGCTTCGATTCGGACAGCGTGGCCGCCATCGAGCAAGCCGTGCAGGATGGCGTGCATGTGATCAATTACTCGATCAGCGGTACCCAGAACAATATCAACGATCCGGTGGAACTGGCCTTCTTCGGCGCCTCGAATGCCGGCGTCTTCGTCGCCGCGTCGGCCGGCAACAGCGGCCCGGCCAATGCCGTGGCCCACATCAGCCCCTGGGTGACGACGGTGGCCGCCTCCACCCACAACCGTTTCGGCATGGCCAAGCTGAGCCTGGCCAACGGCGCCAGCTATGACGGCGCCAGCCTGGCGGCCAAAACGCTGCCATCCACGCCGGCGGTGCTGGCGGCGAATGCCGGCGTCAAGCCCTACGCCAGCCTGTCCAGCGTGGACCAGACCGCGCTGACGCGCTGCTATACGGCGGAAGACCGCGCCCTGTACGGCGGCAGCGCCGACGCCGCGCTCGATCCGGCCAAGGCCGCGGGCAAGGTGGTGGTATGCGACCGCGGTTCCTCGGCGCGCGTGGACAAGAGCCGCGCCGTGGGCCAGGTCGGCGGCGTCGGCATGATCCTGGTCGACGTCAGCACCGCCACCACCATCGAAGCCGATCTGCACAGCGTGCCCACCGTGCACCTGAAGCGCGACGACGGCATCGCCGTCAAGGCCTGGGTGGCGGCCAACCCGGAAGGCGGCGCCAGCATCGGCAAAGCCACCCTGCAATCGGGTCCGACCGCCGCGCCGGTGATGGGGGCCTTCTCGTCGCGCGGTCCGAACAAGCACAATGCCAATGTGCTGAAACCGGACCTGACCGCGCCCGGCCTGGCCATCCTGGCCGGCGGCACGCCGGCCCAGAGCGAAGCCGAACGCGACGCCATCGCCAACGGCACGCTGACGCCGCAGCCGGAATGGATCGCGCTGCAAGGCACCTCCATGTCCAGCCCGCACGTGGCCGGCCTGGCCGCGCTGCTCAAGCAGCTGCACCCGGACTGGTCGCCGGCCGCCATCAAGTCGGCGCTGATGACCACCGCCTACGATACCAAGCCCGACGGCCTGCCCGGCATGCAGGCCGGCACCCTGCCCTGGGCGCAAGGCGCGGGCCATGTGGCGCCCAACAACGCGGCCGATCCCGGCCTGGTGTACGACGCCGGCACCATCGATTACCTGCGCTTCATGTGCGGCATTCCCGGCACCCTGTCGCCCGCCACCTGCGGCGCCATCGGCGCGATCCAGCCGCACAATCTGAACCTGGCCTCGCTGACCGCCGCCACCGTGCTGGGCAAGATCACCTTGAACCGCAGCGTTACCAATGTCAGCAGCAGCGAAGCGACCTACACCGCCAACGCCAGCGTGCCGGGCTTCAAAGTCACGGTCACCCCGGCCCAGCTGACGCTGGCGCCCGGCGCCAAGGCCAGCTTCAGCGTCACCCTGTCCAATAACGGCGCCGTGGCCGGCGCCTGGAACTATGGTGCGCTGACCTGGACCGACGGCAAGCACGTGGTGCGCAGCCCGCTGACCGCGCGCCTGGCCGCGGTGTCGGCGCCGTCCGTCCTGAACGGCAACACCAGCAGCGGCAACGTCGCCTTCACCGTGGGCAGCGGCTATACCGGCGCGCTGGTGACGCAGAAAGGCGGCCTGCAGGCGGCCACGCGCGCCACCTACACCGTGCTCAAGACCGGCAACACCGACTCGGCCGCCGTGGAAGCGGCGTGCAAGGCCGGCGGCGATCCGGGCGTGCGCACCCTCGACGTCGACGTGCCGCCCAATACCCTGGCCGCGCGCTTCTCGCTGTACGACGTGGAAACCAGCGGCTACCAGGCCGGCCAGCCGGACGATCTGGACATGCTGGTGCTCGGCCCGAACGGCCAGGCACTGGCCAATAGCGGCAACGCCACCTCGAACGAGAGCGTGACCCTGCCGCTGCCGGCCGCCGGCACCTACCGCGTCTGCGTGGTGGGCTATGCGCCGACCAATGGCCGCTCGACCTACACGCTGTCGTCCTGGCTGGTCGGCAATGGCTTGAGCGAAGGCGGCTTCAAGGTGAACACCCCGGCCCTGGTGTACAACGCGGGCACGGCGGCAGCCGGCGTCAGCTGGTCGGGCCTGGGCACGGCGCGCCATCTGGGCGCCATCGTCTACCTGGCCAATAATGCGCCGCAGGCCATCACCTATGTCGAAGTGGATACCACCAATCCGCTGCCGACCTCGAACGCGCAGCGCGAAACGCCGCCAAGCCGTCAATAA
- a CDS encoding secretin N-terminal domain-containing protein, translated as MPSQPHGPARLVKKITLSALLLALSGCAGQMAYRDAQNLIEKDQVEAGLFKLQEAMRREPGNAEYRSAYLNTRDRMLLRYLDLADSQMEEGKLDLAQQNIERALAVSPQNERARGSLRKLDMVERHGKLLLAASVLIEQREYDQAKQKLNQVLAERPQHERARDMLRDIAEKNPPAPAETGLSKAYKQPITIEFREAPIKQVFEVISRRSGLNFIFDKDVKTDTRTSIFLKNSTVESAIYYLLMTNQLEQQVMDGNTILIYPNIAPKLKEYQEMVIKTFYLANAEAKTIGNTLKTILKSRDVVIDEKLNLVIVRDNAEAIRLAEKLVAAQDIAEPEVMLDVEILEVKRTRLMDLGIDWPAKAVFSPINSKSGTDSFNLRDFDNLNRDRIGINGSLPVTLKANKNDGDSNLLANPRIRVRNKEKAKVMIGDKLPVITSTISSGVGGFNTDSVSFVDVGVTLNAEPIIYLNNEVAIRVSLEVSNLVNTVITKNGTTAYQIGSRQASTLLQLKDGETQVLAGLLNNEERSSASKVPGLGDFPLLGRLFGASHDDTQKTEIVLSITPHLLRNVQRPEAGISEFTAGTEASFRRKPDLSSRPPAQLPAPAAAQQAPQQAPPVAGAVPQTVAMPPPAVSNMPLSNTQPGPATSVAQPPLPSLSLPPPPEAQPTPQNPPPQPQ; from the coding sequence ATGCCAAGTCAACCGCACGGGCCTGCCCGCCTGGTAAAAAAAATCACGCTGTCCGCGTTGCTGCTGGCCTTGAGCGGCTGCGCCGGTCAGATGGCGTACCGCGATGCCCAGAACCTCATCGAAAAAGACCAGGTGGAAGCCGGCCTGTTTAAACTGCAGGAAGCGATGCGCCGCGAACCAGGCAATGCCGAATACCGCAGTGCTTATTTGAACACCCGCGACCGCATGCTGTTGCGCTATCTCGATCTGGCCGATAGCCAGATGGAAGAGGGCAAGCTGGACCTGGCGCAGCAAAATATCGAGCGCGCCCTGGCCGTGAGTCCGCAGAACGAGCGCGCCCGCGGCAGCCTGCGCAAGCTGGACATGGTCGAGCGCCACGGCAAGCTGCTGCTGGCCGCATCGGTCCTGATCGAGCAGCGCGAATACGACCAGGCCAAGCAGAAGCTCAACCAGGTGCTGGCCGAAAGGCCGCAGCATGAGCGCGCGCGCGACATGCTGCGCGATATCGCGGAAAAAAATCCGCCCGCGCCGGCTGAAACCGGCCTGTCCAAAGCCTATAAGCAGCCCATCACCATCGAGTTCCGCGAAGCGCCGATCAAGCAGGTGTTCGAGGTGATTTCGCGCCGTTCCGGCCTGAACTTCATCTTCGACAAGGATGTGAAGACCGATACCCGCACCTCCATCTTCCTCAAGAACAGCACGGTGGAATCGGCCATCTACTATCTGCTGATGACCAATCAGCTGGAGCAGCAGGTCATGGACGGCAACACCATCCTGATCTACCCGAACATCGCGCCCAAGCTGAAGGAATACCAGGAGATGGTCATCAAGACCTTCTATCTGGCGAACGCCGAAGCCAAGACCATCGGCAATACGCTGAAAACCATCCTCAAGTCGCGCGACGTGGTGATCGACGAAAAGCTCAACCTGGTCATCGTGCGCGACAATGCCGAAGCGATCCGCCTGGCCGAAAAGCTGGTGGCGGCGCAGGATATCGCCGAACCGGAAGTGATGCTCGATGTGGAAATCCTGGAGGTCAAGCGCACCCGCCTGATGGACCTGGGCATCGACTGGCCGGCCAAGGCCGTGTTCTCGCCGATTAACAGCAAGAGCGGCACCGACAGCTTCAATCTGCGCGACTTCGATAACCTGAACCGCGACCGCATCGGCATCAACGGCTCGCTGCCGGTGACCTTGAAAGCCAACAAGAACGACGGCGACAGCAATCTGCTGGCCAATCCGCGCATCCGCGTGCGCAACAAGGAAAAGGCCAAGGTCATGATTGGCGATAAGCTGCCGGTCATCACCTCCACCATTTCCTCCGGCGTGGGCGGCTTCAATACCGACTCGGTCAGTTTTGTGGATGTGGGCGTGACGCTCAACGCCGAGCCGATCATCTACCTGAATAATGAAGTGGCGATCCGCGTCTCGCTCGAAGTCAGCAATCTGGTCAACACCGTGATCACCAAGAACGGCACCACGGCCTACCAGATCGGTTCGCGCCAGGCTTCCACCCTGCTGCAATTGAAGGACGGCGAAACCCAGGTGCTGGCCGGCCTGCTGAATAATGAGGAGCGCTCGTCGGCCAGCAAAGTGCCGGGACTGGGCGACTTCCCCCTGCTGGGCCGCCTGTTCGGCGCCTCGCACGACGATACGCAAAAGACCGAGATCGTGCTCTCGATTACGCCGCACCTGCTGCGCAATGTGCAGCGTCCGGAAGCCGGCATTTCGGAATTTACGGCCGGCACCGAGGCCAGCTTCCGCCGCAAGCCGGACTTGTCGTCGCGGCCACCTGCCCAGTTGCCGGCGCCTGCCGCCGCGCAGCAAGCGCCGCAGCAGGCCCCACCGGTAGCGGGCGCCGTGCCGCAAACGGTGGCCATGCCGCCGCCTGCGGTCAGCAATATGCCGCTGTCGAACACCCAGCCCGGTCCCGCCACCAGCGTGGCCCAGCCGCCGCTGCCTAGCCTTTCGCTGCCGCCACCGCCCGAGGCGCAGCCGACTCCGCAGAATCCGCCGCCGCAGCCGCAATGA
- a CDS encoding type II secretion system protein: protein MSFSRQGAARRGFTLIELLVTLAILGLLAVLVIPTAQVTIQRRSEQELRFALHEIRKGIDAYKQAYDEGRIAKVLNSTGYPKSLDVLVEGVADQRSPKRSKIFFLRRVPRDPFNPDSALSDAETWGKRSYASDANEPREGEDVYDVFSNTDKVGLNGIPYKKW from the coding sequence ATGAGCTTTTCGCGGCAAGGCGCGGCGCGCCGTGGCTTTACGCTGATCGAGCTGCTGGTCACGCTGGCCATCCTCGGCCTGCTGGCGGTGCTGGTCATTCCCACCGCCCAGGTCACGATCCAGCGCCGCAGCGAGCAGGAGCTGCGCTTCGCCTTGCATGAAATCCGCAAAGGCATCGATGCTTACAAACAGGCTTACGACGAGGGACGCATCGCCAAGGTTCTCAACAGCACCGGCTATCCGAAGTCGCTGGACGTGCTGGTGGAGGGCGTGGCCGACCAGCGCAGTCCCAAGCGCAGCAAGATCTTCTTTCTGCGCCGCGTGCCGCGCGATCCCTTCAATCCGGACAGCGCCTTGAGCGACGCCGAGACCTGGGGCAAGCGCAGCTACGCCAGCGACGCCAACGAGCCGCGCGAAGGCGAGGACGTGTACGATGTGTTTTCCAATACGGACAAGGTAGGCCTGAACGGCATACCGTATAAAAAATGGTGA